Below is a genomic region from Spirochaetaceae bacterium.
TAATTTATGAAACCAGCCAAATTTTTATCGATTTTTGGCTTTACCTGTGGCGTGATTTAACCCTCTTCTTACTTTTATTAGCAGGATTTATTATTTTTCAGCTAATTTTACAACCTATAACTTTTTACGCTAAGTCTTTTTATAAAGAGCAAGGGCGCAAATTACCTTATAAACGGCTTATTTTTTCTTTAAATTTTAATTTATTCTTAACAGTCGGGCTCATTTTTATACTTAACCAACGAAGTGTTCAATTTTCCTTTATAGAGACCAAATTATGGCAGATTGGTTTTTTCTTTATCGTTTTTACCTTGCTGGCCTTACCTATCCTTACACTTAATCATTTTGCCAAAATTATTATCAACTTTAATAAAAATAATATCATTAAAATAAATATTATTAAAGTTATTTTATGGCCTCTTAATTTATTATTTTTAAGCGGCTTTAGTCGGCTTATTGCCGGCACCTTATCATCTGATAACGTTAGTAAATTTTTTAATATAGTAACTTTTTGCTCTTTAGTAGCAGCCAGCGCTTACTTGCTTTATGCCGGCATTAATTTACTACAATATTACTTTGTAAAACTAAAAAAAATAAACGATTCTTTAATTAGTTTAGCCGCTTTAATGAGCAAAATTACCATCATTTTTAGCGCTTTATTACTTATTATCAGCCGAATTAGCGGGCAATCACTTACCGGCGTTATGGCGGCTTTGGGAATAGGCGGCCTAGCTATTGCTTTAGCCAGTCAAGATTTATTAAAAAATTTAATCGGCGGTATCGCCGTTATGTTAGATAAACCTTTTAAACTGGGTGAAAATATTAGCGCGCTTGGTTTTAGCGGTAAGGTAGAAGAAATTGGCTTTAGAAGTACCCGCATCCGCACCGCCGAAGGTTTTGAAGTAAATTTACCTAATAGCTCCGTATCTTCTTCACCCATCAGTAATAACGATAAAAGGTTAAACCAAGTGCGTAACTTTAACTTACATTTAAGTTACGATAACCCGCCGGAGGCCCTTAATAAAGCGCTAACCATTATTAAAACCATTTTAGATGAACATAAAAACGAGCTTGACCCCGTGCAGGGTTATGGCACCAGCTTTAGCGAATTTAAAGATTGGGCTTTAGCTATTAATATTTATTATTCTTACATAAATTTTAATGATAAAATAGCCCGAGACAATTTTAACCAGCTTATTAATTTTAAGATTATTGAAAGGTTTGAGCAAAATAACATAAAACTTGCCGTAGCCAAGCTGGTTTATTAGCCCGCAAAAACCGATAATTTAAGTAAGGGTAAAGATGTGGCTAATCCGTCAGAAAAATTTAAACAAATTTTAGTATACACGCATTTTTTAGTGCGCAGGCCATTTAATTATCTGCGCAGCTTAAGAGAGAGCATTAATATTAAGATTAATGCCTTTATTGCTTTTAAATTAAAGCCAATTTTTTCGCGCCGTAACACTTTTTTTAATGCTCATTTTTTATTGCTGGGGCTTTTTGCTAAAGCCGATGGGGCTATTAATAATGAAGAATCTAATTTAATTTGGGATTATGTTAAACATAAATTAAAGCTAGACGGCAAAGAACAAACCAAAGCGATGCGTATTTTTTTTAACGCCGGCCATAAAGCCGAAAATTTTACCGAAACCAGCCAACTTATTAGCCGTATGACGGCCGGTAATGTTGAGCTACTAAGCCCCATCTTTGAAGTTTTAAGTGAGCTCGCGGTGGCCGATGGAGCCCTTTGTAAACAAGAAGAACATTATTTAACCGAAGCTATGCACATTTTTAAGATGGAACGTTACGAAGGCAGCAGTCATAAAAACCCTTACACTATTTTAGGTTGCCACCCAGATGACAATGTAGATAAAATTAAAAAAACTTATAAACGTAAAATAGCCGAACTTCACCCCGACCGTTTAGCAACGTTAGGATTACCCAAAGAGTTTATTAACTTTAGTACGGTAAGGTTTCATGAAATTCAGCGGGCTTACGAAATTATTAAAGCTAAAAGGCAAATTAGGTAAATGATTATTGTTTTAGAAGGGCTCGACTGCTCGGGCAAAAGTACCCAAGCCAAACTTATTAGTAATCAATTAACACAATTAGGCATTAATAACAAATGGCTGCATTTTCCTAGCTTAGATAAAGATAGCGCTTTTGCCGAAGCTACCGGCAATCTTTTACAAGGTAAATTTGGTAAACTTAGTACTTTAAATCCTTATTTATGCGCTTTAGTTTTTGCCGCCAATCAATTTAGTGAAAAAGATAAATTAATTGATGATAAAGTTATTATTTTAGATAGATATTTTTACAGCAATATGGCTTATCAAGCCGCCAATTTGCCTACTCCAGCAGAAAAAGAGGCTTTTACTTTATGGCTGGCTAAAGCTATGTTAAGCGATTTTACTATGCCCAAAGGCGATTTAATTTTTTACCTTAATGTACCGGAGCAAGCGCACCAAAAACTTTTGCAGCAAAAAATTGCCAATAAAAAAAATGATATTTACGAAGAAGAGTGGCAGTATCAACAGCAAGTTAAGGCTGAGTACTCCCGGCTAGCCAAACTATACAATTTTATTTGCGTTGATTGCGGTGAGGGTGAAAATATGGCTGCACCGCATTTAATTAACCAACGTTTAATGCCGCATATCTTAAAAAAATTGGAGTAATTATGTATATAGGTGCCCATGTTTCGTCTAGCGGTGGCGTTAGCCATAGTGTAGCTAACGCTTTGGCTATTGGCGCCAACGCCTTTGCTTTATTTACCGGCAGCCCAAGATCGTATACGCGTAATCTTTTTGCAGAGGAAGAAATTGCCTTATTTAAAAGCGCTTTAATAGCCGCCGATATTAAAATTGATAACATTTTACCTCATAATAGTTATCTTGTCAATTTAGCTAGTCCGAAAGAAGACATATTTTTAAAATCTAAACTGGCTTTTAAAGGGGAAATTGCTTGCTTAAACCAGTTGGGTTTAACTAGGCTTAACTTTCACCCCGGCTCGGCAGGGAAAGGCGGCGATAGGGCAGCCGCTGTGCAGCAGCTGGCCGATAACTTAAAAATTTTAATTGATGAAAGTGAACATGTTTGTTTGGTGATAGAAAATACAGCCGGTCAAGGCGGTTACTTAGGCAGCAGCTTTGAAGAGTTAGCCCGGATAATCGAGCTAACTAACCGTCCGGAAAGATTAGGCGTTTGCCTTGATACCGCTCACCTTTGGGCCGCCGGTTACGACTTACGTAGCCTTGATAACTACCGGCAAGTGATGGCCGATTTTGATAGATTGATTGGCCGTAATTTTTTAAAAGGAATGCATATTAACGATAGCAGCCAACCCTTTGCGGGCCATACCGATCGCCATGCCTCACTAGGGGAAGGGTTATTGGGTGATAGTTTTAAATGGATAGCACAAGATAAATACATGCATACCATACCTTTAATTTTGGAAACCCCAAACCTCGATAAATGGCCGGACGAAATTGAGTGGCTAAGACAGCTGGCTAATTAAGAAATAATCTTATAGCCACTAAAAAAACTCATTATTTATACCTTACCTCCATTTGTTTTTTGCCTAGATATTACAGCCACTATTTTAACAATTAAAAAATAGGGCAAAAAGTCCTTACTTAAAAAATAATCTTTGACTTAACGGCACAGTTGGTATATAATTATAATATCATTAATCAATATACTAGGAGGAAAAGTTATGAATATTGGAAAATGGCTGCAAACCATCGATACCCACACGATGGGCGAGCCAACCCGTATCGTTGTAGCAGGCCTGCCGCCCCTTAGGGGGGCAACGGTGATGGAAAAGAAAAAAGACCTAGAGGCTAACTACGATTGGATTCGCCAAGTACAAATTTTTGAGCCGCGCGGGCACAAAGATATGTTTGGCGCTTTTTTGGTAGAGCCTACCCAACCGGAGGCCGATTTTGGCGTTATCTTTTCGGATAGCGGCGGTTACCTAAATATGTGCGGGCACGGTACTATTGGGGTGGCCACTATGCTGGTAGAGATGGGTTATGTGCCAAAAGTGGAGCCTTACACCAATTTAACCTTAGAAACACCGGCCGGACTGGTTAAAGTAAAGGTTACCGTAGAAAATAAGCGGGTAAAATCGGTTACCTTTACCAATGTGCCATCGTTTATTTACAAACAAAACTGCACCGTTAATCTGCCGGGCGTTGGTGATGTTACCTTTGATATTTCGTTTGGCGGCAGTTTTTTCGCCATCATTCACGCCGAACAACTTAAGCAAAAGTTACACCGCGAAAACTTACCGGCGCTTGTACCTTTGGCGCTTAAATTGCGCGATATTATTAACCAAACTATCCCTATGAAGCACCCCACTTTGCCCATTACAACGGTAGACCTTGTCGAAATTTACGACACATCGGCCAACCCGAGCGCCAATGCGCAAAATGTGGTGGTTTTTGGTGATGGTAATGTCGACCGCTCGCCATGCGGCACCGGTACCTGCGCCAAGCTGGCCCTGCTTTATGCCGAAGGCAAAATTGGCTTTAACCAGCCGTTTGTTTACGAAAGTATACTTGGCACAACGTTTACCGGTGAGATTTTAGGAGAAACTTTGGTAAAAGATACTAAAGCCATCATTCCGCAAATTACAGGCTCGGCTTACATTACCAGCATAAACCAACTGGTTATTGATGAGAACGACCCCTTTAAGCA
It encodes:
- a CDS encoding proline racemase family protein, with the translated sequence MNIGKWLQTIDTHTMGEPTRIVVAGLPPLRGATVMEKKKDLEANYDWIRQVQIFEPRGHKDMFGAFLVEPTQPEADFGVIFSDSGGYLNMCGHGTIGVATMLVEMGYVPKVEPYTNLTLETPAGLVKVKVTVENKRVKSVTFTNVPSFIYKQNCTVNLPGVGDVTFDISFGGSFFAIIHAEQLKQKLHRENLPALVPLALKLRDIINQTIPMKHPTLPITTVDLVEIYDTSANPSANAQNVVVFGDGNVDRSPCGTGTCAKLALLYAEGKIGFNQPFVYESILGTTFTGEILGETLVKDTKAIIPQITGSAYITSINQLVIDENDPFKHGFQL
- a CDS encoding mechanosensitive ion channel family protein, which produces MIWQHSLTLNENFYTQLGIIGFVMALTLVMALLGYLLLKHLTKTNDFLTGIFKKSPVKIYLIIASLLLSFIIYETSQIFIDFWLYLWRDLTLFLLLLAGFIIFQLILQPITFYAKSFYKEQGRKLPYKRLIFSLNFNLFLTVGLIFILNQRSVQFSFIETKLWQIGFFFIVFTLLALPILTLNHFAKIIINFNKNNIIKINIIKVILWPLNLLFLSGFSRLIAGTLSSDNVSKFFNIVTFCSLVAASAYLLYAGINLLQYYFVKLKKINDSLISLAALMSKITIIFSALLLIISRISGQSLTGVMAALGIGGLAIALASQDLLKNLIGGIAVMLDKPFKLGENISALGFSGKVEEIGFRSTRIRTAEGFEVNLPNSSVSSSPISNNDKRLNQVRNFNLHLSYDNPPEALNKALTIIKTILDEHKNELDPVQGYGTSFSEFKDWALAINIYYSYINFNDKIARDNFNQLINFKIIERFEQNNIKLAVAKLVY
- the nfo gene encoding deoxyribonuclease IV — protein: MYIGAHVSSSGGVSHSVANALAIGANAFALFTGSPRSYTRNLFAEEEIALFKSALIAADIKIDNILPHNSYLVNLASPKEDIFLKSKLAFKGEIACLNQLGLTRLNFHPGSAGKGGDRAAAVQQLADNLKILIDESEHVCLVIENTAGQGGYLGSSFEELARIIELTNRPERLGVCLDTAHLWAAGYDLRSLDNYRQVMADFDRLIGRNFLKGMHINDSSQPFAGHTDRHASLGEGLLGDSFKWIAQDKYMHTIPLILETPNLDKWPDEIEWLRQLAN
- a CDS encoding TerB family tellurite resistance protein, giving the protein MANPSEKFKQILVYTHFLVRRPFNYLRSLRESINIKINAFIAFKLKPIFSRRNTFFNAHFLLLGLFAKADGAINNEESNLIWDYVKHKLKLDGKEQTKAMRIFFNAGHKAENFTETSQLISRMTAGNVELLSPIFEVLSELAVADGALCKQEEHYLTEAMHIFKMERYEGSSHKNPYTILGCHPDDNVDKIKKTYKRKIAELHPDRLATLGLPKEFINFSTVRFHEIQRAYEIIKAKRQIR
- a CDS encoding deoxynucleoside kinase, with the protein product MIIVLEGLDCSGKSTQAKLISNQLTQLGINNKWLHFPSLDKDSAFAEATGNLLQGKFGKLSTLNPYLCALVFAANQFSEKDKLIDDKVIILDRYFYSNMAYQAANLPTPAEKEAFTLWLAKAMLSDFTMPKGDLIFYLNVPEQAHQKLLQQKIANKKNDIYEEEWQYQQQVKAEYSRLAKLYNFICVDCGEGENMAAPHLINQRLMPHILKKLE